One Bos taurus isolate L1 Dominette 01449 registration number 42190680 breed Hereford chromosome 16, ARS-UCD2.0, whole genome shotgun sequence DNA window includes the following coding sequences:
- the IL20 gene encoding interleukin-20, with amino-acid sequence MNAPDHLKSDETIKFLEGHGGWEREVLSGGIGLLRDGMGKSVSHALPFEFLAPVVSRFWHKMRGSGLPLCLLSAVFYLFWTPSAGLKTLHLGSCVITTNLQGIRSGFSEIRDSVQAKDEIIDVRILRKTQSLQGTKPADQCCLLHHILRLYLDRVFKNYQPPDHHIFRKVSRLANSLLTIKKDLQLCHAHMSCPCGEEAKEKYSQILSHFEELPPQAVVVKALGELDILLQWMEEAD; translated from the exons ATGAATGCACCAGACCATCTGAAGTCAGATGAAACTATTAAGTTTCTTGAGGGGCatgggggatgggagagagaagTCCTTAGTGGTGGCATTGGCTTAttaagggatgggatggggaaatCGGTAAGTCATGCTCTTCCCTTTGAATTCTTAGCTCCTGTGGTCTCCAGATTCTGGCACAAGATGAGAGGTTCTGGTCTTCCCCTCTGCCTTCTTTCTGCTGTGTTTTATCTCTTCTGGACACCTTCTGCTGGGCTGAAAACACTGCATTTGGGAAGCTGTGTGATCACCACAAATCTTCAGGGAATTCGAAGTGGATTTTCAGAGATTCGGGACAGTGTG CAAGCCAAAGATGAAATCATTGACGTCAGAATCTTGAGGAAGACTCAGTCTTTGCAAGGCACAAAG CCTGCAGATCAGTGCTGCCTCCTCCATCATATACTGAGACTTTACCTGGACAGGGTATTCAAAAACTATCAACCCCCTGACCACCATATCTTCCGGAAGGTCAGCCGTCTTGCCAACTCTCTTCTCACCATCAAGAAGGACCTCCAGCTGTGT CATGCCCATATGTCATGCCCTTGTGGggaagaagcaaaggagaaatacaGCCAGATTCTGAGTCACTTCGAAGAG CTTCCGCCTCAGGCAGTGGTGGTGAAGGCTTTGGGGGAGCTAGACATTCTCTTGCAATGGATGGAAGAGGCAGACTAG